The following proteins come from a genomic window of Frankia casuarinae:
- a CDS encoding transketolase: MATPVSESTVGTADLETVRELAQQLRVDSVRSSTSAGSGHPTSSMSAADVLAVLVARHLRYDWDNPADPANDHLIFSKGHASPLIYSIFKAVGVVGDDELINGYRRFGERLQGHPTPVLPWVDVATGSLGQGLPDGVGVALAGKYLDKVPYRVWVICGDSEMAEGSVWEALDKASYYNLSNLIAIVDVNRLGQRGPTELGWDLDTYARRVESFGARAVVVDGHDIAAIDAVLADAEDVTRPTVILARTRKGEGFSETADVEGWHGKPFPADMADRAIAELGGLRDLRVRGPVPPADLPRPAPVERPVITLPTYDLGAKVATRRAYGQALAALGARTDVVALDAEVSNSTYSEDFAKIYPDRFFEIFIAEQQLVAAAVGLSVRGYVPFASTFAAFFSRAYDFIRMAAISQADIRLSGSHAGVEIGADGPSQMALEDIAMMRAVGGSTVLYPSDATSAAKLVEAMADLPGVSYLRTTRGAYPVLYGPDEPFAPGGSKVLRRSNADTVTLIGAGVTLHESLAAADTLVAEGIAARVIDLYSVKPVDAATLADAAQATGGRIVVTEDHYPEGGLASAVLEALSDGGVPLSVRHLAVRSLPGSGTSQELLDAAGISARHIVEAARDLLR, from the coding sequence GTGGCAACTCCCGTATCCGAGAGCACGGTCGGGACGGCCGACCTGGAGACGGTTCGGGAACTCGCGCAGCAACTGCGGGTCGACTCGGTGCGCAGCAGCACCTCGGCGGGTTCCGGGCATCCCACCTCGTCGATGTCGGCCGCGGACGTGCTGGCGGTTCTCGTCGCGCGCCACCTTCGGTACGACTGGGACAACCCGGCGGACCCGGCGAACGATCATCTGATCTTTTCGAAGGGGCACGCATCCCCGCTGATCTACTCCATCTTCAAGGCGGTCGGGGTCGTCGGTGACGACGAGTTGATCAATGGTTACCGCCGTTTCGGTGAGCGGCTTCAGGGCCACCCGACGCCTGTCCTGCCGTGGGTCGACGTCGCGACCGGGTCGCTCGGGCAGGGCCTGCCCGACGGCGTGGGCGTCGCGCTCGCCGGTAAGTACCTGGACAAGGTGCCCTACCGGGTCTGGGTGATCTGCGGTGACAGCGAGATGGCGGAGGGCTCGGTCTGGGAGGCACTGGACAAGGCCTCCTACTACAACCTCTCCAACCTCATCGCGATCGTCGACGTCAACCGGCTCGGCCAGCGCGGCCCGACCGAGCTCGGCTGGGACCTCGACACCTACGCCAGGCGGGTGGAGTCCTTCGGCGCCCGCGCGGTCGTCGTTGACGGCCACGACATCGCCGCGATCGACGCGGTGCTCGCCGACGCCGAGGACGTCACCCGGCCGACCGTCATCCTCGCCCGCACCCGCAAGGGCGAGGGCTTCTCCGAGACCGCGGACGTCGAGGGCTGGCACGGCAAGCCGTTCCCCGCCGACATGGCCGACCGCGCCATCGCCGAGCTCGGCGGCCTGCGCGACCTGCGGGTTCGCGGTCCGGTGCCGCCCGCGGACCTCCCCCGACCGGCGCCGGTCGAGCGGCCCGTCATCACACTGCCCACCTACGATCTCGGCGCCAAGGTGGCGACTCGGCGCGCCTACGGCCAGGCGCTCGCCGCGCTCGGAGCCCGCACCGACGTGGTGGCGCTCGACGCGGAGGTCAGCAACTCGACCTACTCCGAGGACTTCGCCAAGATCTACCCGGACCGCTTCTTCGAGATCTTCATCGCCGAGCAGCAGCTCGTCGCGGCGGCGGTCGGGCTGTCGGTGCGTGGCTACGTGCCCTTCGCCTCCACGTTCGCGGCGTTCTTCTCCCGGGCCTACGACTTCATCCGGATGGCGGCGATCTCCCAGGCCGACATCCGGCTGTCCGGCAGCCACGCGGGAGTCGAGATCGGCGCCGACGGGCCGTCGCAGATGGCGCTCGAGGACATCGCCATGATGCGGGCGGTCGGCGGCTCGACGGTGCTCTACCCGAGCGATGCGACGTCCGCCGCGAAGCTCGTCGAGGCGATGGCGGATCTGCCCGGGGTCAGCTACCTGCGCACCACCCGTGGAGCCTACCCCGTGCTCTATGGCCCGGACGAGCCGTTTGCCCCCGGTGGTTCCAAGGTGCTCCGCCGATCGAATGCCGACACCGTCACGCTCATCGGTGCCGGTGTCACCCTGCACGAGTCGCTGGCCGCGGCGGACACCCTCGTGGCCGAGGGGATCGCGGCCCGCGTGATCGACCTGTATTCCGTGAAGCCGGTCGACGCGGCGACGCTCGCCGACGCCGCCCAGGCCACCGGCGGGCGCATCGTCGTCACCGAGGATCACTACCCGGAGGGTGGACTGGCCAGCGCGGTGCTGGAAGCGCTCAGCGACGGCGGCGTGCCGCTGTCGGTCCGTCATCTCGCGGTGCGGTCGCTGCCGGGTTCCGGGACGTCTCAGGAGCTCCTGGACGCGGCCGGCATCTCCGCGAGGCACATCGTCGAGGCCGCCCGCGACCTGCTGCGCTGA
- a CDS encoding PH domain-containing protein: MVRLQLPDLAQRDTKYLASQERLVMMVRLHWAVLLPIFLQTVGAVLLALVANILFASQDVDAGIITTLLWYFALFMILRMLWRVADWQFEHLMITDKRLLKVSGIFFRKVQTMPLSKITDLTYNRDPLGRLLGYGEFVVESAGQDQALSKIQFLPRPDRLYLTLVDMTFGGAPAPAGDD, translated from the coding sequence GTGGTGAGACTCCAGCTTCCGGACCTGGCTCAGCGCGACACCAAGTACCTCGCATCCCAGGAACGCCTGGTGATGATGGTGCGGTTGCACTGGGCGGTCCTGCTGCCCATCTTCCTGCAGACCGTCGGGGCCGTACTGCTCGCGCTCGTGGCGAACATCCTGTTCGCCTCGCAGGACGTCGACGCCGGCATCATCACCACGCTGCTGTGGTACTTCGCCCTCTTCATGATCTTGAGGATGCTGTGGAGGGTCGCCGACTGGCAGTTCGAGCACCTTATGATCACCGACAAACGGCTCCTGAAGGTGTCCGGGATCTTTTTCCGCAAGGTCCAGACGATGCCACTTTCCAAGATCACGGATCTCACGTACAACCGGGATCCGCTTGGCCGGTTGCTCGGGTACGGCGAGTTCGTCGTGGAGTCCGCCGGCCAGGACCAGGCGCTTTCCAAGATCCAGTTCCTGCCGCGTCCAGACCGGCTCTACCTCACCCTGGTCGACATGACCTTCGGTGGAGCACCCGCCCCAGCCGGAGACGACTGA
- a CDS encoding deoxyguanosinetriphosphate triphosphohydrolase, with translation MVSEWYDTSDTARRIVERPKATPAQRRPFARDRARVLHSSALRRLAGKTQVVGPLDDDFPRTRLTHSLETAQVGRELAEELGADPDLVEAACLAHDLGHPPFGHNGELALDEAAAACGGFEGNAQSLRELTRLEVKIVDCDGRSAGLNLTRATLDAATKYPWPRRPGPRADSTKFGAYADDLSVLRWVREGAPAARRCIETQIMDWADDVAYSVHDLEDGVVAGHIDLAALDDSGRRAELAAATAVRYPGPSAEAVAAALGTLRSQPWWVRSEITSARGQAALRAMTSELIARFAHSAVRATRACHPDGPLWRYGADLVVDPDTVAECAALKGVTAWYVMERPGARARQSRQREVVAELVAMLSRGAPDVLEPSLRAAYRMAADDAARLRVVIDQVARLTDASAERRYALLCGRPAPRVL, from the coding sequence GTGGTCAGTGAGTGGTATGACACCTCGGACACGGCCCGTCGGATCGTGGAACGCCCGAAGGCCACACCGGCTCAGCGTCGTCCCTTCGCCCGGGACCGAGCCCGGGTGCTGCACTCCAGCGCGCTGCGCAGGCTGGCGGGAAAAACCCAGGTCGTGGGCCCGCTCGACGACGACTTCCCGCGTACCCGGCTGACCCACTCCCTGGAGACCGCCCAGGTGGGCCGGGAGCTCGCCGAGGAACTGGGAGCGGACCCCGACCTGGTCGAGGCGGCGTGCCTCGCGCATGATCTGGGTCATCCCCCTTTCGGGCATAACGGCGAGCTGGCGCTTGACGAGGCCGCAGCCGCCTGCGGTGGCTTCGAGGGCAACGCCCAGAGTCTGCGCGAGCTGACCAGGCTCGAAGTCAAGATCGTCGACTGTGACGGTCGCAGCGCGGGCCTGAACCTTACCCGGGCGACCCTGGACGCGGCGACGAAGTACCCGTGGCCGCGCCGCCCTGGGCCCCGGGCGGACAGCACGAAGTTCGGCGCCTACGCCGACGACCTGTCCGTGCTCCGCTGGGTCCGGGAGGGCGCACCGGCCGCCCGGCGCTGTATCGAGACGCAGATCATGGACTGGGCGGACGACGTGGCCTATTCGGTGCACGACCTCGAGGACGGGGTCGTTGCCGGACACATCGATCTGGCCGCCCTCGACGATTCCGGCCGCCGGGCGGAGCTCGCCGCCGCGACCGCCGTCCGCTACCCGGGGCCGTCCGCCGAGGCGGTGGCGGCCGCCCTGGGCACCCTGCGGTCCCAGCCCTGGTGGGTCCGCTCCGAGATCACCTCGGCCCGGGGCCAGGCCGCTCTGCGGGCGATGACCAGCGAGCTCATCGCCCGGTTCGCGCACAGCGCGGTCCGTGCCACCCGGGCGTGCCATCCCGACGGTCCGCTGTGGCGCTATGGCGCGGATCTGGTGGTGGATCCGGACACCGTGGCCGAGTGCGCGGCGCTCAAGGGGGTCACCGCCTGGTATGTGATGGAGCGGCCGGGTGCCCGCGCCCGGCAGTCCCGGCAGCGGGAGGTGGTCGCGGAGCTCGTGGCGATGCTCTCCCGGGGCGCGCCGGACGTGCTCGAGCCGTCGTTGCGCGCGGCCTACCGCATGGCCGCTGACGATGCGGCACGGCTACGGGTCGTCATCGACCAGGTGGCGCGTCTGACCGACGCCAGCGCCGAGCGGCGGTATGCGTTGCTGTGTGGACGACCGGCGCCGCGGGTCCTGTGA
- the dnaG gene encoding DNA primase, with protein MGGRIRDADVALVRERSPIADVVAEHVQLRPAGRNELVGLCPFHDEKSPSFYVNAATGLFHCFGCQQGGDVYSFVREIDGLTFREAAERLARRAGVALTYEGGGTTDRTVSSQRQRLLETHRAAAEFYAEQLESQASARAGWDFLAARGFDLTTAARFEVGYAPTGWDTLTRHLLARRFTGEELVLGGLAKQGARGGLIDRFHHRLMWPIRDLAGEVVGFGGRRLAEDDAPNAGPKYLNTPDTPLFKKANLLYGADLARRDIARRYQVVVVEGYTDVMACHLAGVTTAVATCGTAFGSEHVAVVRRLLMDSDERRGEVIFTFDGDAAGQKAALRAFEHEERFATQTFVAVEPSGRDPCELWMSGGDGAVRDLVASRVPLVEFAIRGVLDRYDLNTTEGRLAALDAAAPLVNRLKDAALRHRYAVNLDRWLGFLDERFVVGRVAEHRSRQGGERAGARSAPMRRRGAGADDAAVIVEREALKLAVQYPGLAGPMFDTLGPEMFTVPAHRAVRDLIAEAGGVCAGLARSGEVTTWVTELAAAASEEELRRFVTALAVERVLCDHDVDDRYVDEQMSRVQELHVTRRITDLKSRVQRLNGVTDAEALRRAFGELIALEQHKHQLRERGVGAA; from the coding sequence GTGGGGGGACGAATCCGTGACGCCGACGTCGCCCTGGTCCGGGAGCGCTCGCCGATTGCGGACGTCGTGGCCGAGCACGTACAACTGCGTCCGGCGGGGCGTAACGAGCTCGTCGGGCTGTGCCCGTTCCATGACGAGAAGTCACCCTCCTTCTACGTCAATGCGGCAACCGGCCTGTTCCACTGTTTCGGATGCCAGCAGGGTGGTGACGTCTACTCCTTCGTGCGGGAGATCGACGGGCTGACCTTCCGGGAGGCGGCGGAGCGCCTGGCGCGCCGGGCCGGGGTGGCGCTGACCTACGAGGGCGGTGGGACCACCGACCGTACGGTGTCCAGCCAGCGGCAGCGGCTGCTGGAGACGCACCGGGCGGCCGCCGAATTCTACGCCGAGCAGCTAGAGTCGCAGGCCTCCGCGCGCGCCGGCTGGGACTTCCTCGCTGCGCGGGGATTCGATCTCACCACGGCGGCGCGCTTCGAGGTCGGCTACGCCCCGACCGGCTGGGACACCCTCACTCGGCATCTGCTCGCCCGGCGCTTCACCGGCGAGGAGCTGGTGCTCGGGGGGCTGGCCAAACAGGGCGCCCGCGGGGGTCTGATCGACCGTTTCCATCATCGGCTGATGTGGCCGATCAGGGATCTCGCCGGTGAGGTGGTCGGCTTCGGTGGGAGGCGCCTCGCCGAGGACGACGCCCCGAACGCCGGGCCGAAGTACCTCAACACGCCGGACACGCCGTTGTTCAAGAAGGCGAACCTGCTCTACGGCGCCGATCTCGCCCGCCGTGACATCGCCCGCCGCTACCAGGTCGTGGTGGTCGAAGGCTATACCGACGTCATGGCCTGCCATCTCGCCGGGGTCACCACGGCCGTGGCGACCTGTGGCACCGCCTTCGGCTCCGAGCACGTCGCGGTGGTCCGCCGGCTGCTCATGGACTCCGACGAGCGTCGCGGTGAAGTGATTTTCACGTTCGACGGCGACGCGGCCGGGCAGAAGGCGGCGCTACGCGCCTTCGAGCACGAGGAGCGCTTCGCCACCCAGACCTTCGTGGCGGTGGAGCCCTCCGGCCGCGACCCCTGCGAGCTGTGGATGAGCGGTGGCGACGGCGCCGTGCGGGATCTGGTGGCCAGCCGGGTGCCGCTGGTCGAGTTCGCGATCCGCGGGGTGCTCGACCGCTACGACCTCAACACCACCGAGGGCCGGCTCGCAGCCTTGGACGCCGCCGCGCCGCTGGTCAACCGGCTCAAGGACGCCGCGTTGCGGCACCGGTACGCGGTGAACCTGGACCGCTGGCTGGGTTTCCTCGACGAGCGGTTCGTGGTGGGCCGGGTGGCCGAGCACCGGTCGAGGCAGGGGGGCGAGCGGGCTGGTGCCCGTTCCGCGCCGATGCGCCGGCGCGGGGCGGGGGCCGATGACGCGGCGGTCATCGTGGAGCGTGAGGCGCTCAAGCTGGCCGTTCAGTATCCCGGGCTGGCGGGCCCGATGTTCGACACGCTGGGTCCGGAGATGTTCACTGTTCCCGCGCACCGTGCCGTCCGTGACCTCATCGCCGAGGCCGGTGGGGTGTGCGCGGGGCTGGCGAGGTCCGGTGAGGTCACCACCTGGGTGACCGAGCTGGCCGCGGCGGCTTCGGAGGAGGAGCTGCGACGCTTCGTCACTGCCCTTGCAGTGGAGAGGGTGCTGTGCGACCACGATGTGGATGATCGTTATGTCGACGAACAGATGTCGCGGGTACAGGAGTTGCATGTGACCCGTCGGATCACGGACCTGAAGTCGCGTGTGCAGCGGCTCAACGGGGTGACCGACGCCGAGGCCCTTCGCCGTGCGTTCGGCGAGCTGATCGCTTTGGAGCAGCACAAGCATCAACTCCGGGAGCGGGGCGTAGGTGCCGCGTAA
- a CDS encoding RNA polymerase sigma factor yields MSPTVLPREAQVDEVKDLITRGKEIGFLTTEDVTVAIQAAELPPEQAETVLQVLNDEGIEVLEAGGESPDEADLLARRRREEEELALKAPTSDPVRMYLKEIGKVPLLTAEEEVDLAKRIEAGLFASEKLAVATKKTSPQMRRDLEAIERDGQIAKRKLVEANLRLVVSIAKRYVGRGMLFLDLIQEGNLGLIRAVEKFDYTKGYKFSTYATWWIRQAITRAIADQARTIRIPVHMVETINKLIRIQRQLLQDLGREPSPEEIAKEMDLTPDKVREILKVSQEPVSLETPIGEEEDSHLGDFIEDCDAVVPVDAASFILLQEQLDSVLHTLSDREKKVIQLRFGLTDGHPRTLEEVGREFGVTRERIRQIESKTLSKLRHPSRSQKLRDYLE; encoded by the coding sequence ATGAGTCCTACCGTCCTACCCCGCGAAGCCCAGGTGGACGAGGTCAAGGACCTCATCACCCGGGGCAAGGAGATCGGGTTCCTCACCACCGAGGATGTCACGGTCGCCATCCAGGCCGCGGAGCTGCCCCCGGAGCAGGCCGAGACGGTGCTGCAGGTGCTGAACGACGAGGGCATCGAGGTACTCGAGGCGGGAGGTGAGAGCCCCGACGAGGCGGATCTGCTGGCCCGCCGTCGCCGCGAGGAGGAGGAGCTCGCCCTCAAGGCGCCGACCTCCGACCCGGTGCGCATGTACCTCAAGGAGATCGGCAAGGTCCCCCTGCTCACCGCCGAGGAGGAGGTTGATCTTGCCAAGCGGATCGAGGCGGGGCTGTTCGCCTCCGAGAAGCTGGCGGTGGCCACCAAGAAAACTTCCCCGCAGATGCGGCGGGACCTCGAGGCCATCGAACGCGACGGGCAGATCGCCAAGCGCAAGCTGGTCGAGGCGAACCTGCGTCTCGTCGTCTCGATCGCCAAGCGGTACGTCGGGCGCGGCATGCTGTTCCTGGACCTCATCCAGGAGGGCAACCTCGGCCTGATCCGGGCGGTCGAGAAGTTCGACTACACCAAGGGCTACAAGTTCTCGACCTACGCCACCTGGTGGATCCGGCAGGCGATCACGCGGGCCATCGCCGACCAGGCACGCACCATCCGCATCCCGGTGCACATGGTCGAGACCATCAACAAGCTGATCCGCATCCAGCGGCAGCTCCTGCAGGACCTCGGCCGGGAGCCGAGTCCGGAGGAGATCGCCAAGGAGATGGATCTCACCCCGGACAAGGTGCGTGAGATCCTCAAGGTCTCACAGGAGCCGGTGTCGCTGGAGACCCCCATCGGTGAGGAGGAGGACTCCCACCTTGGCGACTTCATCGAGGACTGCGACGCCGTCGTCCCGGTCGACGCGGCCAGCTTCATCCTGCTTCAGGAGCAGCTCGACTCGGTCCTGCACACCCTGTCCGACCGGGAGAAGAAGGTCATCCAGCTGCGCTTCGGGCTCACTGACGGGCACCCGCGTACGTTGGAGGAGGTCGGGCGCGAGTTCGGGGTCACCCGGGAGCGCATCCGCCAGATCGAGTCGAAGACGCTGTCCAAGCTTCGGCATCCCTCCCGGTCGCAGAAGCTGCGCGACTACCTGGAGTAG
- a CDS encoding glycosyltransferase family 4 protein, whose translation MQISRRSTAPTASLTDRPARVLLLSSSRGLGGGIERYLSTIEETLRAGGADLLRVDMLEPGVELTPAIRARFTSRALAAARRFGQADSVVAGHANLIPVAAAALRLSRARLGPVLLYGTDIWGMRRTDRAILRADPLLRPVTISSYSAGALSTLGLAPILRPGISPTWRATLLAEANRRRPLSPVPTMLSVFRLSDWVGKGAGVLLEAVESVRATLGPVRLVFAGQGPAPGALHELVSAHPDTELHESPTDDALARLYATADLFALCTRTRSRGPRISGEGYGIVLLEAQLAGCAVVGPASGGSHDAYQDGVTGQTPMDESAQALADVLHGMLADRARLARVGRRAAEWAEAATRPDDYLRTVFTALTGRLPTSEGRDIPVQPTGTGTRRGAPRADAPTGSA comes from the coding sequence GTGCAGATCTCGCGTCGATCCACCGCCCCGACCGCCTCCCTCACCGATCGACCCGCCCGGGTTCTACTGCTGAGCAGTTCCCGCGGCCTCGGTGGCGGGATCGAGCGTTATCTCTCGACGATCGAGGAGACACTGCGGGCCGGTGGGGCCGATCTCCTGCGGGTCGACATGCTGGAGCCAGGCGTCGAGCTGACCCCGGCGATCAGGGCGCGCTTCACATCGCGCGCGCTCGCCGCGGCGCGCCGCTTCGGCCAGGCCGACAGCGTGGTCGCCGGGCACGCCAACCTCATCCCTGTCGCGGCGGCGGCCCTCCGACTGTCCCGGGCCCGTCTCGGCCCGGTGCTGCTCTACGGCACCGACATCTGGGGCATGCGCCGCACCGACCGCGCGATCCTGCGCGCCGACCCGCTCCTGCGCCCGGTCACGATCAGTTCCTACAGCGCCGGCGCGCTGTCGACGCTGGGTCTGGCCCCCATCCTCCGGCCGGGCATCTCACCGACGTGGCGGGCGACCCTGCTGGCCGAGGCGAACCGCCGCCGGCCGTTGTCCCCCGTACCGACCATGCTGAGCGTGTTCCGGCTCAGTGACTGGGTGGGCAAGGGTGCGGGGGTCCTGCTGGAGGCCGTGGAGTCCGTCCGGGCCACCCTCGGCCCGGTCCGGCTGGTGTTCGCCGGGCAGGGCCCGGCACCCGGGGCCCTGCATGAGCTGGTGTCCGCGCACCCCGACACCGAGCTGCACGAGTCCCCGACCGACGACGCGTTGGCACGCCTCTACGCCACCGCCGACCTGTTCGCGCTGTGCACCCGCACCCGCTCGCGCGGGCCACGGATCAGCGGTGAGGGCTACGGCATCGTGCTGCTCGAGGCGCAGCTCGCCGGGTGCGCGGTGGTCGGACCCGCCTCAGGCGGTAGCCACGACGCCTACCAGGACGGCGTGACCGGGCAGACGCCGATGGACGAGTCGGCGCAGGCGCTGGCGGACGTCCTGCACGGCATGCTCGCCGACCGAGCGCGACTGGCCCGCGTCGGCCGGCGCGCCGCGGAGTGGGCCGAGGCCGCCACTCGGCCCGACGACTACCTCCGCACGGTTTTCACCGCCCTGACCGGACGGCTACCGACCAGCGAGGGCCGGGACATCCCGGTCCAGCCCACGGGCACCGGAACCCGGCGGGGGGCGCCACGGGCCGATGCTCCCACCGGATCGGCGTGA
- a CDS encoding class I SAM-dependent methyltransferase yields the protein MEADLRYRNGGNPPLLDLIDIPAGKALDCGCGAGDNARLLRARGWRVTGVTIDPSERAAATAECDHVELADLNAGLPFVPDGSHQLVLLSHILEHLADPVPLLVEARRALAPGGRVLVALPNVLHYRQRALFLRGRFEYTETGLMDATHLRFYTVNSARRLLEDNGLRIVATATTGGLPWWRTRELLPGELVRRWDRRVLDRWPNMFGWQALFLAAPQVTRRTGASGVAVVRQRSAPSGDQPDYGQLVQ from the coding sequence ATGGAAGCCGATCTGCGGTACCGCAACGGTGGTAACCCGCCTCTCCTCGATCTGATCGACATACCGGCGGGTAAGGCGCTGGATTGTGGGTGCGGAGCCGGGGACAACGCGCGGCTGCTGCGGGCCCGGGGCTGGCGGGTGACGGGGGTGACGATTGATCCGTCCGAGCGGGCCGCCGCCACGGCCGAGTGCGACCACGTCGAACTCGCTGATCTGAACGCCGGGCTGCCCTTCGTCCCCGACGGAAGTCACCAGCTCGTGCTGCTTTCCCACATCCTCGAGCACCTGGCGGATCCGGTGCCGTTGCTCGTAGAGGCCCGGCGGGCGCTGGCACCCGGCGGCCGGGTCCTGGTGGCGCTGCCGAACGTGCTGCACTACCGGCAGCGCGCACTGTTCCTGCGGGGTCGGTTTGAGTACACCGAGACCGGTCTCATGGACGCTACCCACCTGCGGTTCTACACTGTCAACTCGGCCCGGCGGCTGTTGGAGGACAACGGACTGCGCATCGTCGCCACCGCCACCACCGGTGGTCTGCCGTGGTGGCGCACCCGTGAGCTGCTCCCCGGGGAGCTGGTGCGGCGGTGGGATCGTCGCGTTCTGGACCGGTGGCCGAACATGTTCGGCTGGCAGGCGCTGTTCCTCGCGGCGCCACAGGTGACGCGCCGGACCGGCGCATCCGGCGTTGCCGTGGTGCGGCAACGGTCCGCGCCGTCTGGTGACCAGCCCGACTACGGCCAGCTTGTCCAGTGA
- a CDS encoding glycosyltransferase family 2 protein codes for MKTVAVIVHWGPHRPTVELARWLDGSPVIAQVAVVANDRSDRPDHLPASVAWILPPRDLGLGGGFRLASHGYPAAQAYLLIGNHVRIPDLALRACLDLLAGTNIGVVAPTLVDNDGRRSGPARLSPVLAAPKARRPPGDRPLEADWVAGTIMFVKADCLRRIPLDGRYYLGFEDVDFCYRVRDAGWSVVVSPHRAQRIGSTTVPRHGDAYYGVRNRLWFARVRGWRARAALIALATAVVVLPRAVALDMLLGHGTRTSALVLHGLLDGLSMLPPPGEARDDEPRAAHWTSWP; via the coding sequence ATGAAGACCGTGGCGGTGATTGTCCACTGGGGTCCGCACCGGCCGACCGTGGAGCTTGCGAGATGGCTCGACGGCAGCCCCGTCATCGCCCAGGTGGCGGTGGTCGCGAACGACCGGTCGGACCGACCCGACCACCTGCCGGCCTCGGTCGCCTGGATCCTGCCGCCCCGCGACCTCGGTCTCGGCGGAGGCTTCCGGCTCGCCAGCCACGGCTACCCCGCCGCGCAGGCCTATCTCCTGATAGGCAACCACGTCAGGATCCCGGACCTGGCGCTGCGCGCCTGCCTGGATCTGCTGGCCGGGACGAACATCGGCGTGGTCGCGCCCACACTGGTCGACAACGACGGTCGGCGCTCGGGCCCGGCGCGGCTAAGCCCGGTCCTGGCTGCGCCGAAGGCCCGGCGTCCCCCCGGCGACCGCCCCCTGGAGGCCGACTGGGTCGCAGGCACGATCATGTTCGTCAAGGCGGACTGCCTGCGGCGGATCCCCCTGGACGGCCGTTACTACCTCGGGTTCGAGGATGTCGACTTCTGTTACCGCGTCCGGGACGCCGGATGGAGCGTCGTGGTCAGTCCGCACCGTGCACAGCGCATCGGGAGCACGACCGTCCCCCGGCATGGCGACGCCTACTACGGGGTGCGCAACCGGCTCTGGTTCGCCCGGGTCCGCGGATGGCGAGCCCGGGCCGCCTTGATCGCTCTGGCGACGGCGGTCGTCGTGCTACCCCGCGCCGTCGCGCTGGACATGCTCCTCGGGCACGGCACCCGGACCTCGGCCCTCGTCCTCCACGGCCTGCTGGACGGTCTCTCGATGCTTCCCCCGCCGGGAGAGGCACGTGACGACGAGCCGCGCGCCGCTCACTGGACAAGCTGGCCGTAG
- a CDS encoding class E sortase has product MKGVPATVLRRGPGHMPGTTMPDELGNVVVSGHRTAYRKPFSRLDELKVGDPFPVEVRDRYHAYRVTESEVVAPTRFDATCPMPGEPAEVPGKELITVRSPPLAGISRNGHGVVPGGNGLDFAGALHGD; this is encoded by the coding sequence GTGAAAGGTGTCCCCGCCACCGTCCTGCGCCGGGGTCCCGGACATATGCCGGGGACCACCATGCCCGATGAGCTGGGGAATGTCGTGGTTTCCGGACATCGGACCGCATATAGAAAACCGTTTAGTCGTCTCGATGAGCTGAAGGTTGGGGATCCCTTCCCCGTCGAGGTGCGAGACCGTTACCACGCGTATCGCGTCACCGAATCTGAGGTGGTAGCGCCGACTCGGTTCGACGCCACCTGTCCGATGCCCGGAGAACCCGCTGAGGTGCCGGGCAAGGAGCTGATTACTGTACGATCTCCGCCCCTGGCGGGGATTTCCCGGAACGGACACGGTGTGGTCCCGGGCGGCAACGGTTTGGATTTCGCCGGTGCCCTTCACGGTGATTAG